One Streptomyces sp. R28 DNA window includes the following coding sequences:
- a CDS encoding acyl carrier protein produces the protein MTHDDARQRIREFLAPQLAGQPLADSDDFFALGYVNSLFAMQLAQFLERDLGLALRPEDMDFDNFRTVDGLVRLVTAKTVV, from the coding sequence ATGACACATGACGACGCCCGACAGCGCATCCGGGAGTTCCTCGCCCCCCAGCTGGCAGGCCAGCCTCTCGCCGATAGCGACGACTTCTTCGCCCTGGGGTACGTCAACTCCCTCTTCGCCATGCAGCTCGCGCAGTTCCTGGAGAGGGACCTCGGACTGGCTCTGCGGCCCGAGGACATGGACTTCGACAACTTCCGCACGGTGGACGGCCTCGTCCGCCTCGTCACCGCGAAGACCGTCGTCTGA
- a CDS encoding polyketide synthase, with the protein MADKAEDGFDDLPAESGVAIVGMAGRFPGAADLDEYWRNLRDGVESIVTLTDEELTAAGVPPETFNRPDFVKAGPRFQDAGLFDAEFFGYTAREAQLMDPQHRLFLETAWQALENAGYDSAQYDGTIGVYAGAGTSAYLENIYSNWSQGEVLRTENAGLGFELAFLASRVSHKLNLTGPSIPVQTACSTSLVAVHTACQSLLAYECDMALSGAVAYKVPENRGYLHQEGSFLSPDGHVRPFDAQARGTVFGNGVGVVVLKRLEDALADGDTIHAVIKGSAVNNDGAQKASFTAPTVAGQAAVIAEAMNTAQVASEDIDYVEAHGSGTLIGDSIEVQALERAFGGRGDCVLGTVKGNIGHLDAAAGIAGLIKTVLALKHHLLPPTLNHHTPNPDTNLHHTPFHITTTPPPGHPPPHHAEPASAPSASAAPTPTSSSKNHPPPPPSPAPLTPHPSLTPTPTPAYPRHLWHP; encoded by the coding sequence ATGGCCGACAAGGCGGAGGACGGATTCGATGACCTCCCGGCGGAGAGCGGTGTGGCGATCGTCGGGATGGCGGGGCGCTTTCCCGGTGCCGCGGACCTGGACGAATACTGGCGCAACCTGCGCGACGGCGTCGAGTCGATCGTCACCCTGACCGACGAGGAACTCACCGCGGCGGGAGTACCACCGGAAACCTTCAACCGACCCGACTTCGTCAAGGCCGGACCACGCTTCCAGGACGCCGGCCTCTTCGACGCCGAGTTCTTCGGATACACCGCCCGCGAAGCCCAGCTCATGGACCCCCAGCACCGCCTCTTCCTGGAGACCGCCTGGCAGGCACTGGAGAACGCCGGCTACGACTCCGCACAGTACGACGGCACCATCGGCGTCTACGCCGGCGCCGGAACGTCGGCCTACCTGGAGAACATCTACAGCAACTGGAGTCAGGGCGAGGTACTCAGAACAGAGAACGCCGGTCTGGGCTTCGAGTTGGCGTTCCTCGCAAGCCGGGTGTCCCACAAGCTGAATCTCACGGGTCCGAGCATCCCGGTACAGACCGCGTGCTCCACTTCGCTGGTCGCCGTGCACACCGCCTGCCAGAGCCTGCTCGCCTACGAGTGCGACATGGCGCTCTCGGGCGCGGTCGCCTACAAGGTCCCCGAGAACCGGGGCTACCTCCATCAGGAGGGTTCGTTCCTCTCACCGGACGGCCATGTCCGCCCGTTCGACGCGCAGGCGCGCGGGACGGTCTTCGGCAACGGCGTGGGAGTGGTCGTGCTGAAGCGGCTGGAGGACGCCCTCGCCGACGGGGACACCATCCACGCCGTCATCAAGGGCTCCGCCGTCAACAACGACGGCGCTCAGAAGGCGAGTTTCACGGCGCCCACCGTCGCCGGTCAGGCCGCCGTGATCGCCGAGGCGATGAACACGGCGCAGGTCGCCTCGGAGGACATCGACTATGTGGAAGCGCATGGAAGCGGCACGCTGATCGGTGACTCCATCGAGGTTCAGGCGTTGGAGCGGGCGTTCGGCGGACGAGGCGACTGCGTCCTGGGCACCGTCAAGGGAAACATCGGACACCTCGACGCCGCAGCAGGCATCGCCGGCCTCATCAAAACCGTCCTCGCCCTCAAACACCACCTCCTGCCCCCCACCCTCAACCACCACACCCCCAACCCCGACACCAACCTCCACCACACCCCCTTCCACATCACCACCACCCCCCCCCCTGGCCACCCACCACCACACCACGCCGAGCCGGCATCAGCGCCTTCGGCTTCGGCGGCACCAACGCCCACCTCATCATCGAAGAACCACCCCCCACCCCCACCATCCCCGGCACCTCTGACACCACACCCATCGCTGACACCCACACCGACACCCGCATATCCCCGGCACCTCTGGCATCCCTGA
- a CDS encoding 3-hydroxyacyl-CoA dehydrogenase family protein, whose protein sequence is MSVRTVGVVGAGTIGRGVAQSFAEAGIEVVLVDVSHSQLDSAMAQIRRDLLVNEMLGVSTLKDGADTVRDRIRCDTGLTALADVDFVVENVTENWSVKREVYEEIDALCRPGVIFGVNTSAVPITRVGSVTRRPSEVIGLHFMNPVPLMDTVEVVRGHFTSNDTLSTALGLLRELGKEGIVVGNAPGFVTNRVLMPTINEAIFCVQDQVASAEDVDKMFKGCFGHKMGPLETADLIGLDTILNSITVLYESFRDTKYRPAPLLLRMVDAGLLGRKAGRGFYVY, encoded by the coding sequence GTGAGCGTGCGCACAGTAGGGGTGGTCGGGGCCGGGACCATCGGCCGGGGGGTCGCCCAGTCCTTTGCCGAGGCGGGCATCGAGGTAGTCCTCGTCGACGTGTCACACAGTCAGCTCGACAGCGCGATGGCACAGATCCGGCGCGATCTGCTGGTCAACGAGATGCTCGGCGTGAGCACGCTCAAGGACGGCGCCGACACCGTCCGGGACCGCATCCGCTGCGACACCGGTCTGACGGCCCTGGCCGACGTCGACTTCGTGGTGGAGAACGTCACCGAGAACTGGTCCGTGAAGCGCGAGGTGTACGAGGAGATCGACGCCCTGTGCCGTCCTGGAGTGATATTCGGGGTGAACACGTCAGCGGTTCCGATCACCCGAGTGGGATCGGTGACCCGACGTCCGTCCGAGGTCATCGGGCTGCATTTCATGAATCCGGTGCCCTTGATGGACACGGTCGAGGTCGTCAGGGGTCATTTCACTTCGAACGACACCCTGAGCACCGCCCTGGGGCTGCTGCGGGAACTCGGCAAGGAGGGCATCGTGGTCGGCAACGCCCCGGGCTTCGTGACCAACAGGGTGCTGATGCCGACTATCAACGAGGCGATCTTCTGCGTGCAGGACCAGGTCGCTTCGGCCGAGGACGTCGACAAGATGTTCAAGGGCTGCTTCGGCCACAAGATGGGTCCGCTGGAAACCGCTGACCTCATCGGCCTCGACACGATCCTGAACTCGATCACCGTCCTGTACGAGAGCTTCCGTGACACCAAGTACCGGCCGGCCCCGCTCCTGCTGCGGATGGTCGACGCCGGACTGCTGGGGCGCAAGGCAGGACGCGGTTTCTACGTCTACTGA
- a CDS encoding phosphopantetheine-binding protein — MWQALLGIEKVGVQDSFFDLGGDSLVAIQLVSSVNARLHARLTLGDLYGGLTIANLAGLVDNRSQPDPEPDPGRRRRTENRQKRRQYQQQRRKARGQ, encoded by the coding sequence GTGTGGCAGGCCCTGCTCGGCATCGAGAAGGTCGGTGTCCAGGACAGCTTCTTCGACCTGGGCGGCGACTCTCTGGTCGCCATCCAGCTGGTGAGTTCCGTCAACGCACGGCTGCACGCGCGGCTCACCCTGGGCGACCTGTACGGAGGACTCACGATCGCGAACCTGGCGGGCCTGGTGGACAACCGCTCGCAGCCCGACCCTGAGCCGGATCCCGGCCGCCGACGGCGTACGGAGAACAGGCAGAAACGACGTCAGTACCAGCAGCAGCGCCGCAAGGCGAGGGGACAGTGA
- a CDS encoding ketoacyl-synthetase C-terminal extension domain-containing protein — protein MKGSAVTNDGAQKASFTAPTVAGQAAVIAEAMNTAQVASEDIDYVEAHGSGTLIGDSIEVQALERAFGGRGDCVLGTVKGNIGHLDAAAGIAGLIKTVPPSNTTSCPPPSTTTPPTPTPTSTTPPSTSHHHPTPWPPTTTPRRAGISAFGFGGTNAHLIIEEPPPTPTIPAPLTPHPSLTPTPTPRYPRHLWHP, from the coding sequence ATCAAGGGCTCCGCCGTCACCAACGACGGCGCTCAGAAGGCGAGTTTCACGGCGCCCACCGTCGCCGGTCAGGCCGCCGTGATCGCCGAGGCGATGAACACGGCGCAGGTCGCCTCGGAGGACATCGACTATGTGGAAGCGCATGGAAGCGGCACGCTGATCGGTGACTCCATCGAGGTTCAGGCGTTGGAGCGGGCGTTCGGCGGACGAGGCGACTGCGTCCTGGGCACCGTCAAGGGAAACATCGGACACCTCGACGCCGCAGCAGGCATCGCCGGCCTCATCAAAACCGTCCCGCCCTCAAACACCACCTCCTGCCCCCCACCCTCAACCACCACACCCCCAACCCCGACACCAACCTCCACCACACCCCCTTCCACATCACACCACCACCCCACCCCCTGGCCACCCACCACCACACCACGCCGAGCCGGCATCAGCGCCTTCGGCTTCGGCGGCACCAACGCCCACCTCATCATCGAAGAACCACCCCCCACCCCCACCATCCCGGCACCTCTGACACCACACCCATCGCTGACACCCACACCGACACCGCGATATCCCCGGCACCTCTGGCATCCCTGA
- a CDS encoding beta-ketoacyl synthase N-terminal-like domain-containing protein, with amino-acid sequence MENIYSNWSQGEVLRTENAGLGFELAFLASRVSHKLNLTGPSIPVQTACSTSLVAVHTACQSLLAYECDMALSGAVAYKVPENRGYLHQEGSFLSPDGHVRPFDAQARGTVFGNGVGVVVLKRLEDALADGTNHPRSSSRAPPSPTTALRRRVSRRPPSPVRPP; translated from the coding sequence CTGGAGAACATCTACAGCAACTGGAGTCAGGGCGAGGTACTCAGAACAGAGAACGCCGGTCTGGGCTTCGAGTTGGCGTTCCTCGCAAGCCGGGTGTCCCACAAGCTGAATCTCACGGGTCCGAGCATCCCGGTACAGACCGCGTGCTCCACTTCGCTGGTCGCCGTGCACACCGCCTGCCAGAGCCTGCTCGCCTACGAGTGCGACATGGCGCTCTCGGGCGCGGTCGCCTACAAGGTCCCCGAGAACCGGGGCTACCTCCATCAGGAGGGTTCGTTCCTCTCACCGGACGGCCATGTCCGCCCGTTCGACGCGCAGGCGCGCGGGACGGTCTTCGGCAACGGCGTGGGAGTGGTCGTGCTGAAGCGGCTGGAGGACGCCCTCGCCGACGGGACAAACCATCCACGCTCGTCATCAAGGGCTCCGCCGTCACCAACGACGGCGCTCAGAAGGCGAGTTTCACGGCGCCCACCGTCGCCGGTCAGGCCGCCGTGA
- a CDS encoding ketoreductase domain-containing protein, protein MAPAPPPDTPARRRTTTALRPNGVYLITGAPEAGAGARAAHHTAAGGAWRSRPAPVPPLRRSGTPSWPIPLRELRSPTPSAASGDCGTRGRRCWVLQADVSDPDAMRAAVDSTVRRWGAVHGVFHAAGVAGGGLIQLKDMSDASEVMRPKVHGTLVLEEALSGQELDFFVLFGSNGANIGSAGQVDYCAANCFLDAFAQDRGSSGA, encoded by the coding sequence GTGGCTCCTGCACCACCTCCCGACACGCCTGCCCGTCGCCGGACGACGACCGCGCTGCGCCCGAACGGGGTGTACCTCATCACCGGGGCACCGGAGGCTGGGGCTGGCGCTCGCGCGGCACATCACACCGCCGCCGGAGGCGCGTGGCGCTCACGTCCCGCACCCGTTCCCCCCCTCCGGAGGAGTGGGACGCCTTCCTGGCCGATTCCCCTGCGGGAACTCCGCTCACCGACGCCGTCCGCCGCCTCGGGCGACTGCGGGACGAGGGGGCGCAGGTGCTGGGTCCTCCAGGCCGACGTGAGCGATCCGGACGCCATGCGCGCGGCGGTCGACAGCACCGTACGCCGCTGGGGGGCGGTGCACGGGGTCTTTCACGCCGCCGGTGTGGCCGGCGGCGGCCTGATCCAGCTCAAGGACATGAGTGACGCGTCCGAGGTGATGCGGCCCAAGGTGCACGGCACCCTGGTACTGGAAGAGGCGCTGTCCGGCCAAGAGCTGGACTTCTTCGTCCTGTTCGGTTCCAACGGCGCGAACATCGGCAGCGCGGGCCAGGTCGACTACTGCGCCGCCAACTGCTTCCTCGACGCCTTCGCCCAGGACAGAGGCAGCAGCGGCGCGTGA
- a CDS encoding SDR family NAD(P)-dependent oxidoreductase gives MEPPTPSTPTTPSLPPHGPHPRRIHHRRRQHPQNTPHHPLISNTTGQPLTPQQATDPHYWAQHIRTTVEFATSITTTQHPPPHPATDLPLGPGHTLTNLTRRTLTTHHHTKPTPTPHSPPPHQPPPHPPHTQNPPPPLAPRTTPNWTTYHPPHTHHHIPLPTHPLNPKHHWIDTATPQTAAPRATPGPHPLLDSLLVRSMDQCVFLTEFAVDRHWVLSEHKLLGEAIVPGTTYLDMGRAAAETLLGLPATEIRDVTFLVPLLVQEGTSRTVHTTVREAGDGLATFTVASHEPRDDTWTLHVQGTVSVLPHPEKPRQRDVAALRAECVLDTVDTAAHQAEHTTMEFGHRWQGSLRTVRVGVRRALGELDLPEEYASECRDHTLHPALLDLATGFHGFAVLRSAANSLRAREDRGFFLPVGYDSLRIHTALPRRGISYARPHADHGGDGEVRKTDVLVCDESGAVAVEITGFTVKRVTDARRTVAQLRPHARHHALRWVQAPAPTGTPAGIRRVLLVGEDNGMAGQLGEALRAHGVDVAEATLDDSWSAVDAGRYRVPPTPDGFGRLLDALGGPVFDEVVHVAGPVDPRLHDEPAILDAQLSRGVHSLFHLLQCLSGHGAMPDRLSVVAPSVARVTGRESATEAVHATLFGLAKVAALENDGLGVLCVDVCGNTGADAVCAELLGVRTPATVALRDGVRHVAQLVPVQLKKDPDIPHVRAGDVVLITGGLGGLGLAVARHLSRTVPGIRLALVGRTQMPPRERWDEVVDPALRRRIGILRELAGSGAEVRTYSADVVDPARMTEIVRLVRGELGAVDYVVHAAGVAGDGFLFRKDPETFRRTLAPKVLGAAVLDLVTRDAPPKLMVNFGSTVSVFGAAGQGDYTAANSYLDHFADERSARGRRTVTIGWSDWLDVGMAFDHGVPRDQGFFRSLPVEEALSSYEEILSSSGRSVIVGEINSPRLARADGPLAALVDRGHVVLSEPIRRAAASAQDSAAPPADTARSGDDPARLRLLGNKEDTYTGTERTLAHIWATELGLAELNVHDSSFALGVDSLAGCGWRSGSRS, from the coding sequence CTGGAACCACCCACACCCTCAACACCCACCACGCCTTCACTCCCCCCTCATGGACCCCATCCTCGACGAATTCACCACCGCCGTCGCCAACACCCCCAAAACACCCCCCACCACCCCCTCATCTCCAACACCACCGGCCAACCCCTCACCCCCCAACAAGCCACCGACCCCCACTACTGGGCCCAACACATCCGCACCACCGTCGAATTCGCCACCAGCATCACCACCACCCAACACCCCCCGCCACACCCCGCCACCGACCTACCTCTCGGCCCCGGACACACCCTCACCAACCTCACCCGACGCACCCTCACCACCCACCACCACACCAAACCCACACCCACACCTCACTCCCCACCCCCACACCAACCACCCCCCCACCCACCACATACACAAAACCCTCCACCACCTCTGGCTCCACGCACCACACCCAACTGGACCACCTACCACCCCCCACACACCCACCACCACATCCCCCTCCCCACCCACCCCCTCAACCCCAAACACCACTGGATCGACACAGCCACTCCGCAGACAGCCGCGCCGCGTGCCACTCCCGGACCGCATCCCCTGCTCGACAGCCTCCTGGTGCGGTCGATGGACCAGTGCGTCTTCCTCACCGAGTTCGCGGTGGACCGGCACTGGGTCCTGTCAGAGCACAAACTGCTCGGTGAGGCGATCGTGCCCGGCACGACGTATCTCGACATGGGCCGTGCCGCCGCGGAGACTCTGCTCGGGCTACCGGCCACGGAGATTCGTGACGTCACCTTCCTCGTCCCGCTGCTGGTGCAGGAGGGAACGTCCCGCACGGTGCACACCACCGTGCGTGAGGCCGGTGACGGCCTGGCCACGTTCACCGTGGCGAGCCACGAACCCCGGGACGACACATGGACCCTGCATGTCCAGGGGACGGTGAGCGTCCTCCCGCATCCGGAGAAGCCTCGCCAGCGTGACGTGGCGGCACTGCGGGCGGAGTGTGTGCTGGACACTGTGGACACCGCGGCGCACCAGGCCGAGCACACGACCATGGAGTTCGGCCACCGCTGGCAGGGGAGTCTGCGGACGGTTCGGGTGGGCGTGCGCCGCGCGCTCGGAGAGCTGGACCTCCCCGAGGAGTACGCGTCCGAGTGCCGCGATCACACCCTGCACCCCGCGCTGCTCGACCTGGCCACCGGATTCCACGGCTTCGCGGTCCTGCGGAGCGCCGCCAACTCGCTCCGGGCACGCGAGGACCGCGGGTTCTTCCTGCCCGTCGGCTACGACTCGCTGCGCATCCACACCGCGCTGCCGCGGCGTGGGATCAGCTATGCCCGACCGCACGCGGACCACGGCGGCGACGGCGAGGTGCGCAAGACCGACGTGCTGGTCTGCGACGAATCCGGAGCGGTGGCCGTCGAGATCACCGGATTCACCGTCAAGCGCGTCACCGACGCACGGCGCACCGTGGCCCAACTGCGTCCACACGCCCGCCACCACGCCCTTCGCTGGGTCCAGGCGCCCGCGCCCACCGGGACGCCGGCGGGCATTCGCCGTGTACTGCTGGTGGGAGAGGACAACGGCATGGCCGGGCAGCTCGGCGAGGCCCTGCGCGCGCACGGCGTCGATGTCGCCGAGGCAACGCTCGACGATTCCTGGTCGGCGGTGGACGCCGGCCGCTACCGTGTGCCGCCCACGCCTGACGGGTTCGGCCGGCTGCTCGACGCGCTCGGCGGCCCGGTGTTCGACGAGGTGGTGCACGTCGCCGGGCCGGTGGACCCACGTCTCCACGACGAGCCGGCGATCCTCGACGCACAGCTGTCACGGGGCGTCCACAGCCTGTTCCACCTGCTCCAGTGCCTCTCCGGACACGGCGCCATGCCGGACCGGCTCAGTGTCGTCGCCCCGTCCGTCGCCCGGGTGACGGGCCGTGAGAGCGCGACGGAGGCCGTGCACGCCACGTTGTTCGGCCTCGCCAAGGTGGCGGCGCTGGAGAACGACGGGCTGGGCGTGCTCTGCGTCGACGTCTGCGGGAACACCGGCGCCGACGCCGTGTGCGCCGAACTTCTCGGCGTGCGCACCCCCGCGACCGTGGCCCTGCGCGACGGGGTACGCCATGTCGCCCAGCTGGTTCCCGTCCAGCTGAAGAAAGACCCTGACATCCCGCACGTCCGAGCAGGCGATGTCGTCCTCATCACGGGCGGACTCGGCGGCCTCGGCCTGGCGGTCGCCCGTCACCTGAGCCGTACCGTCCCAGGAATACGCCTGGCTCTGGTCGGCCGTACGCAAATGCCGCCCCGGGAGCGGTGGGACGAGGTCGTCGACCCCGCGCTGCGGCGGCGGATCGGGATCCTGCGCGAGCTGGCCGGCAGCGGGGCGGAGGTCCGCACCTACAGCGCCGATGTCGTGGATCCGGCGCGGATGACGGAGATCGTCCGGCTCGTCCGCGGCGAGCTGGGAGCGGTCGACTACGTGGTGCACGCGGCCGGCGTGGCAGGGGACGGTTTCCTCTTCCGCAAGGACCCCGAGACCTTCCGGCGCACCCTGGCACCCAAGGTACTCGGCGCCGCGGTGCTGGACCTCGTCACGCGCGACGCCCCGCCGAAGCTCATGGTGAATTTCGGTTCGACGGTCTCGGTCTTCGGAGCCGCGGGCCAAGGCGATTACACCGCGGCGAACAGCTACCTCGACCACTTCGCCGACGAGCGCTCAGCGCGTGGCCGCAGGACGGTGACGATCGGCTGGAGCGACTGGCTCGATGTCGGTATGGCCTTCGACCACGGAGTACCGCGGGACCAGGGCTTCTTCCGCTCTCTCCCCGTCGAGGAGGCGCTGAGCAGCTACGAGGAGATCCTCTCCTCGTCGGGCCGGTCGGTCATCGTGGGCGAGATCAACTCTCCGCGGCTCGCCCGGGCCGACGGCCCCCTCGCCGCGTTGGTGGACCGCGGCCATGTCGTGCTGTCCGAGCCGATCCGCCGGGCCGCGGCATCCGCACAGGACTCCGCGGCACCCCCGGCGGACACCGCGCGCAGCGGCGACGATCCCGCACGGCTCAGGCTCCTGGGCAACAAAGAGGACACGTACACCGGGACCGAGCGAACGCTCGCCCACATCTGGGCCACTGAGCTGGGTCTGGCCGAACTGAACGTCCACGACAGTTCCTTCGCGCTCGGGGTCGATTCGCTGGCGGGCTGCGGCTGGCGCAGCGGATCCAGAAGCTGA
- a CDS encoding SDR family NAD(P)-dependent oxidoreductase, with the protein MALPSGATPDFDRHWLVFADELGVGEGLARHLRAGGATVSLVRPGTSWSQPDPGLFTLAPARDDHYERLIDALHEGPSGVPTHVVHAWAVTTMDEAELADTATTLRLGFESLVRLTQALARHAATGARRIWVLSNGLHNVTGSERLSPSKAALLGPCRVLPREMSDTSCRSVDLDCLTAPSPHQLDRIMAELAAEATSDPAAVAHRGIHRWLLHHLPTRLPVAGTTTALRPNGVYLITGGTGGLGLALARHITAAGGRVALTSRTRFPPPEEWDAFLADSPAGTPLTDAVRRLGRLRDEGAQVLVLQADVSDPDAMRAAVDSTVRRWGAVHGVFHAAGVAGGGLIQLKDMSDASEVMRPKVHGTLVLEEALSGQELDFFVLFGSNGANIGSAGQVDYCAANCFLDAFAQDRGRQRRVISIDWGPWKGTGMAVNTAVPPGMDKRRRRDVEERGMTPEEGLRALDTVLAAAAEPQIIVSPSDLDELFANAFSLDTTDAQTRESPPRPEAADPASDRPDIPTEYVPPRTSVEHAICEVWQALLGIEKVGVQDSFFDLGGDSLVAIQLVSSVNARLHARLTLGDLYGGLTIANLAGLVDNRSQPDPEPDPAAAERRTENRQKRRQYQQQRRKARGQ; encoded by the coding sequence ATGGCCCTGCCCTCGGGAGCCACGCCCGACTTCGACCGGCACTGGCTCGTCTTCGCCGACGAACTGGGAGTGGGCGAAGGCCTGGCCCGGCACCTGCGAGCCGGCGGTGCCACCGTCAGTCTGGTCAGGCCCGGCACAAGCTGGTCCCAGCCGGATCCCGGCCTGTTCACCCTTGCCCCTGCCAGGGACGACCACTACGAGCGGTTGATCGACGCCCTGCACGAGGGGCCCTCCGGAGTGCCCACCCATGTCGTGCACGCCTGGGCCGTCACCACCATGGACGAGGCGGAACTCGCCGACACGGCGACGACGCTGCGGCTCGGCTTCGAAAGCCTTGTCCGCCTGACGCAGGCTCTGGCCCGCCACGCGGCCACCGGGGCACGCCGTATCTGGGTACTCAGCAACGGGCTGCACAACGTCACCGGGTCGGAACGTCTCTCCCCGTCCAAAGCGGCTCTCCTGGGCCCGTGTCGCGTCCTGCCCCGGGAGATGTCCGACACCTCCTGCCGCAGTGTCGACCTCGACTGTCTGACGGCGCCTTCCCCGCACCAGCTCGACCGGATCATGGCCGAGCTGGCCGCGGAAGCCACGTCCGACCCGGCGGCGGTGGCCCACCGGGGCATCCACCGGTGGCTCCTGCACCACCTCCCGACACGCCTGCCCGTCGCCGGGACGACGACCGCGCTGCGCCCGAACGGGGTGTACCTCATCACCGGGGGCACCGGAGGGCTGGGGCTGGCGCTCGCGCGGCACATCACCGCCGCCGGAGGGCGCGTGGCGCTCACGTCCCGCACCCGGTTCCCCCCTCCGGAGGAGTGGGACGCCTTCCTGGCCGATTCCCCTGCGGGAACTCCGCTCACCGACGCCGTCCGCCGCCTCGGGCGACTGCGGGACGAGGGGGCGCAGGTGCTGGTCCTCCAGGCCGACGTGAGCGATCCGGACGCCATGCGCGCGGCGGTCGACAGCACCGTACGCCGCTGGGGGGCGGTGCACGGGGTCTTTCACGCCGCCGGTGTGGCCGGCGGCGGCCTGATCCAGCTCAAGGACATGAGTGACGCGTCCGAGGTGATGCGGCCCAAGGTGCACGGCACCCTGGTACTGGAAGAGGCGCTGTCCGGCCAAGAGCTGGACTTCTTCGTCCTGTTCGGTTCCAACGGCGCGAACATCGGCAGCGCGGGCCAGGTCGACTACTGCGCCGCCAACTGCTTCCTCGACGCCTTCGCCCAGGACAGAGGCAGGCAGCGGCGCGTGATCTCCATCGACTGGGGGCCCTGGAAGGGCACCGGAATGGCCGTCAACACGGCGGTGCCGCCCGGGATGGACAAACGGCGCAGACGCGATGTGGAAGAACGTGGCATGACGCCGGAGGAGGGGCTGCGGGCCCTCGACACGGTCCTGGCAGCCGCGGCGGAGCCCCAGATCATCGTGTCCCCCAGCGATCTCGACGAGCTGTTCGCCAATGCCTTCTCCCTGGACACCACCGACGCGCAGACACGGGAGAGCCCGCCCCGCCCCGAGGCGGCCGACCCGGCATCCGACCGGCCCGACATCCCCACGGAGTACGTGCCGCCGCGCACCTCCGTCGAACACGCCATCTGCGAGGTGTGGCAGGCCCTGCTCGGCATCGAGAAGGTCGGTGTCCAGGACAGCTTCTTCGACCTGGGCGGCGACTCTCTGGTCGCCATCCAGCTGGTGAGTTCCGTCAACGCACGGCTGCACGCGCGGCTCACCCTGGGCGACCTGTACGGAGGACTCACGATCGCGAACCTGGCGGGCCTGGTGGACAACCGCTCGCAGCCCGACCCTGAGCCGGATCCCGCGGCCGCCGAGCGGCGTACGGAGAACAGGCAGAAACGACGTCAGTACCAGCAGCAGCGCCGCAAGGCGAGGGGACAGTGA